DNA sequence from the Amycolatopsis sp. Hca4 genome:
ATCAGTTACGGAGTGTTGAACCCCCGGCAGCGACGGTCGAGGGTCGGCCGGGGAGACGACCATGACGGCACCGCCGAGGACCACCGAAGAATCCGCTTCCAGCGTCCGCGATTATCGCACTCCAGAGTCATTGCCCCGCCCGGGCGGACGGCTCACCAAGGAGGACCTGGACCCGCTCGTGAAGGACGCGGGCGAGGGCAACCCGGCGGCGATCCACTCGCTGCTGCAGATGATCGAGCCGGTGGTGGTCCGCTACTGCCGCGCGCGCATGGGCGGCCGCGACCTGTCCTACCTGTCGGCCGACGACGTCGCCCAGGAAGTCTGCCTGGCCGTGCTCAAGGCCCTGCCCGACTACCAGGACCGCGGCGGCTCCTTCCTCTACCTGGTCCACGCGATCGCCGCCAACAAGGTCGCCGACGCCTACCGCGCCGTCGCCCGCGACCGCTCCGAGCCCGTCCCCGAGCTCCCGGAGCACCCGCTGAGCGCCGGCAACGAGCCGGAGAGCCACGCCCTGCACCTCGACCTCGGCGCCCGCCTCGGCAAGCTGCTCGCCGCCCTGCCCCGGGTGCAGCAGGAGATCCTGACCCTGCGCATCGCCGTCGGCTTCTCGGCGACCGAAACCGCCGAGGCCCTCGGCATCTCCGCGGGCAACGTCCGCGTCACGCAGCACCGCGCCCTGACCCGCCTGCGCGGCATGATCCGCGACGACGAGTTCTGACAGACCATTTCGCGGGCGGGCGGGGCGGCCTCTTTCACCCCCTGGAGTAGGCCGCCTCGCCCGCGTCCAACCCGTACACCGCCCGGGCGTTGTGCTCGAAGACGGCCAGCCGCTCGGCGTCCGACAGCGCCCCCGTCAGTGCGACGGCCGCGTCGAGCACCACCTCGTAGGACGCCGCCAGCTCGCAGACCGGCCAGTCCGAGCCGAACAGCAGGCGCTCCGGGCCGAAGACGTCGAGCACGTGGTCGACGTACCGGCGCAGGTGCCCGACCTCCCAGCCCGTCCAATCCGCTTCGGTGACCAGCCCGGACAGCTTGCACACGACGTTCTCGCGCGCCGCCAGCGCGGCGACGCCGGACGCCCACGGCTCCCACTCCCCCGTCGCGATCGGGGGCTTCGCCGCGTGGTCGAGGACCAGGCGCAGCTCCGGCAGGCGCAGCGCCAGCTCGGCCGCGGCCGGCAGTTGCGCGGGACGGACCAGCAGGTCGAACGCCAGGCCCGCGGCCGCGACCGTGCTCAACCCGGCGACCACGGCCGGCCGCAGCAGCCAGTCGTCGTCCGGCTCGCCCTCCACCTGGTGGCGGAGACCCACCAGGGGCCCCTCGAGGGCGGCCAGCCGGTCCGCGAGGTCCGGAGCCGTCAGGTCGGCCCAGCCGACCACGCCCGCGATCACCGGCTCCGCGACCGCGGTCGCGAGGAACTCCGCCGTTTCCTCGTCCGAGGACACCGTCTGGACCAGGACCGTCGCGTGGACTCCCGCCGCCTCGGTCACCGCGCGCAGGTCGTCGACGGTGTACGGGCGGCGGATCGGGTCCATGGCCGTCCCCGCCAGCCACGGGTACTCGCGCCGCACCGGATCCCACAGGTGGTGGTGCGCGTCGATCACGAGACACCTTCGGCGATGACGACGTCGGCGCGCAGCAGGCCCGCGTCGATCAGCTCGGTCCACAGCGACGGCGGCACCACCGTCCGCGCCCGCCGGGCGTTGACCGCGACCTGGTCCGGGTCGTGCGCGCCGACGACCACCGACGCCACCGTGGGATGCGCCATCGGCAGCGCCAGCGCGGCTTCCGGCAGCTCGACGCCGTACCGCGCGCAGATCTCCGCGATCCGCCCGGCCCGCTCGACCAGCTCCGCCGGCGCCTCGGCGTAGTCGTAGACGCGGCCGGGTTCGGCGGTCGCCAGGATGCCGCCGTTGAACGCGCCGCCGACCACCACGCGGACGTCCCGCTCGGCACACAGCGGGAACAGCTCGTCCAGCGCGGGCTGGTCGAGCAGCGTGTAGCGGCCGGCCACCAGCAGGACGTCCAGGTCGGTGCGCCGGACGAACTCGGCCAGCATCGGCGCCTGGTTCATCCCGGCCCCGAACGCGCCGATCACGCCCTGCTCCCGCAGCTCGCGCAACGCCGGGAACGCCCCCGACAGCGCCTCCTCGAAGTGGTCGTCGGGATCGTGGACGTAGACGATGTCGACGCGGTCGAGCCCGAGCCGGGTCAGGCTGTCGTCCAGGGAGCGCAGGACGCCGTCACGGCTGAAGTCCCACCGGCGCTTGTAGGCGGCCGGGACGGCGAAGCCCTGGTCGTCGCGGGCGCCGGCACCGTCCGGGTTCGGTTCCAGCACACGGCCGACCTTCGTCGACAGCACGTACTCGTCCCGCGGGTACGCCCGCAGCGCCGCGCCGAGCCGGGCCTCGGACAGGCCGAGGCCGTAGTGCGGCGCGGTGTCGAAGTAGCGGACGCCCTCCTCCCACGCGCGCCGGACGGTCGCGGCCGCCGTCTCGTCGCTGATCGCGTGGTACAGGTTGCCCAGCTGCGCGCAGCCGAGCCCCAGGGGGGACAGGGACAGTTCCAATGCGGTCACTCCTTCACCGGCGGTCGCCCGACCCGTCCGGGACCGGCTTCGCCGCCGGAGTGGTCGTCGACATCGAGGACGTGGAACAGGTCGGCACCGTTACGCCGGTGGGTCATGGCCCCTCCGGCGCCGGGACATGGCACGCTGGGCAGTAACACCGAAACATCCGAGGTCTGTTGCAGGGAGGGCGGACGCGATGCCCGTCACCGATGTCGCGATCGACAAGATCAAGGACATGATCATCTCCGGCGAGCTGGCGCCCGGCGACCGGCTGCCGAAGGAGGCCGAGCTGGCCCAGCGGCTCGGGCTCTCGCGCAGTTCCCTGCGGGAGGCCGTCAAGGCGTTGTGCCTGATCAGGGTGCTCGACGTCCGCCAGGGCGACGGCACGTACGTCACCAGCCTCGAGCCCAACCTGCTGCTCGACGCGATGACCTTCGTCGTCGACTTCCACCGCGACGACACCGTCCTCGACTTCCTGGCCGTGCGCCGGATCCTCGAGCCCGCCGCGACCGCGCTGGCCGCGCTGCACATGAGCGACGACGACATCGCGGAGCTGGGCGCGCTGCTCAGCGAGCTGGAGGACTCGCCGACCGTGGAGGCGCTGGTGGCCAACGACCTGCAGTTCCACCGCAAGATCGCCGACGGCTCCGGCAACCCGGTGCTCTGCTCGCTGCTCGACAGCCTCTCCGGGCCGACCGCCCGCGCCCGGATCTGGCGCGGCCTCACCCAGGAGGGCGCGGTCGCCAAGACCCGCGAACAGCACACGGCGATCTACGAGGCCATCGCCGCGCGCGAGCCGGAGCTGGCCCGCTCGTGGGCGACCGTGCACGTCGCGGGCGTGGAGCAGTGGCTGCGCAACGCACTGGGCACCGCGGACGACCCGACGGTGCCCGATGCGGACGAGGGGCCGGCCGCGGAAGCCTCCTGACAGTGATCCGACGATCACGGCGTCACCATCAGGTCTGCGGCTTTCCGCCCGCGTACCGGGCGATGATCAGCGCGACCAGGATGATGGCGCCGTAGATCGCGCCCTGCCACTCCGCCGTGACGTGCGCGTAGTTGAGCAGGCTGGACACCGAGGACAGCAGCAGGACGCCGGTGAGGGCACCGACGAGGGTGCCCTTGCCGCCGTCGAGCGAGACGCCGCCGATCACCGCCGCCGCGAACACCTGCAGGATCATCCCGGAGCCCTGGTTGGCGCCCAGCGCACCGACGTACCCGGTGTAGGCGAGCCCGCCGATCGCGGCCAGGATCCCGGCGACGACGAACACCGCCCACGCGATCCGGTCGACGCGGACACCCGCCGCCCGCGCCGCTTCGCGGTTGCCGCCGATCGCGTACAGCGCGCGGCCGACGCGGTGGTAGCGCAGCACCCAGCCCGCCACGGCGAACAGCAGCGCGGCCAGCCACACCGACATCGGCAGCCCCGCGAACGTCGTCGTCGCCAGATTCGTGAACGAGTCCGGCAGGTTGAACAGCGTCTTGCCCTTGGTCGAGCCGACCTGCACGCCGCGCAGCACGGTGAGCATGGCCAGGGTGACGATGAAGGCGTTCAGCTTCAGCTTCACGATCAGGAAGCCGTTGACGAACCCGACCAAAGCCCCGCACAGCGGGATGACCAGCAGGCCGAGCGCGGCGGGCAGTTCGACGCCGAAGCCGGCCGACGCCGCCGGGATCACCACCATCGCGCCCAGCGCGGGCGCCAGGCCCATGGTGGATTCCAGCGACAGGTCGAACTTCCCGGTGATCAGCACCAGCGACTCGCCCAGCACGACCAGCGACAGCGCGGCCGACGCGGTCAGGATGCTGACGATGTTGCTCCAGCCGACGAACGTGTCGTCGACCAGGCCGCCGATCACGAACACCACGACCAGGGCGGGCAGGAGCGCGAGTTCACGCAGCCAGACGGCCTTGCGCCGCCGGGGAGGCGCGGGCAGCGAGGTCTGGGGAGAGGTCATCACGTCGGTCACGAAAGCTCGACTCCTTCGATGTCGGCCACGAGGTCGCCGTCGGACCACCCGGCCTGGTGTTCGGCGACCACGGCCCCGGCGCGCAGCACCAGGACGCGGTCGCTCAGGCGCAGGTCGTCGAGCTCGTCGCTGACGATCAGCACCGCCTTGCCCTCGGCGCGCACCCGGTCGACGACCGCGAGCAGCGCCTCCTTCGACTTCACGTCCACCCCGGCGGTCGGGTTGATCAGCACGACCACCCGCGGGTCGCTCAGCAGCGCCCGGGCCAGCACGACCTTCTGCTGGTTGCCGCCGGAGAGGTCCGACACCGGCTGGTCGGCGCCCGCGGCCACGATGTCGTAGTCCTTCAGCGCCTGCGCCGCTTTCGCGTACCGCGTCGACGGGGACGCGATCCCGCCGCGGCCCAGTTTGTCCAGAATGGACATGGTGGCGTTGTCGGCGATCGAGTGCTCCAGGACCAGGCCCTCGTGGTGCCGGTCGCGCGGCACGCAGCCGATCCCGGCCCGCAGCGCCGCCGGGATGTCGCCGGGCCGCAGCGGCGAGCCGTCGACGCGGATCGTGCCCGCCGACGGCGTCCGCAGGCCGTAGACCGTCTCGGCGACCTGGTGCTTCCCGCTGGCGTTGCTGCCGGCGAGACCCACTACTTCCCCGCGGCGGAGCCGGAACGAGACGTCCCGGAAGCCGTCGCCGGACAGCCCGTCCACCGCAAGGATCTCCGCGGCGTCCGCGTCGAGCGCCTCCCGCGAAGCGGCGTCCCGGACCGACAGGCCGCCTGGTTCGCCGGTCATCGCGTCGACCAGCTCCGCGCGGCCCACCTCCGAGACCGGTGCGGTGAGCACGTGCTTCGCGTCGCGCAGCACGGTCACCGCCTGGCAGACCTCGTACACCTCGTGCAGGTGGTGGGAGATGAACAGGAACGTCACCCCGCCCGCCTGCATCTGGCGCATCCGCTCGAAGAGCCGCTCGATGGCCTGGCTGTCCAGCTGCGCGGTCGGCTCGTCGAGGACGATGAACCGGGCGCCGTAGGACAGCGCGCGGGCGATCTCGACGAACTGCCGGTCTTCGACCGAGAGGTCTCCGGCCGGGGTGTCGACGTCGACGTGCACGTCCCACGACTCCAGGAGCTCGCGGGCCTTGCGCCGCAACGACTTCCAGCCGATCGAGAACCCGCCGCCGGACTGCCGGTTGAGGAACAGGTTCTCGGCGACGGTGAGCTGCGGGACGACCATCGCGTGCTGGTACACGCAGGCGACCCGCGCCTTCCAGTCGTCCTGCCTGGTCAGGGGCGGGGCCGGCGCGCCGCCGAACTCGACGTGCCCGGTGTCCGTGGCGGACAGGCCGGTGAGGATGGAGACGAGCGTCGACTTGCCGGCCCCGTTGCGCCCGACGAGCGCGTGCGACTCGCCGGGGTGCACGGTGAGGCTGACGTCGTGCAGGGCCACGGTCGGGCCGTAGCGCTTCCCGACACCGTGCGCGCTGACCACTCCGGCGGCGGGTTCGCCGGCGGGCAGCGCGGTCACAGGTTGTTCCCCCAGAGGGCCTTGTCGTCCACGTTGTCCTTGGTGATGACGGGCGCGGGCAGCTGGTCCTCGAGGATGCCGGGGCTGATCTCGACGATGGTGCTGCCGTGGTCGGTCGGCCCGGCCTTGAACGTCTCGCCCGCCATGGCCTTCTTCAGCCAGTACAGGCCGTACTTCGCGTAGGCGTCGGCCGGCTGGGACACGGTGGCGTCCAGCTCGCCGGCGCGGATCGCGGCCAGCTCCTGCGGGATGCCGTCGTTGGACACGAGCACGATGTGCTTCGGGTCCCCGACCGGGAAGAACAGGTTCTTGCGCTTGAGGGCCTGCTCGGTCGGGGCCAGGTAGACCCCGCCGGCCTGCATGTAGACGCCCTTGATGTCCGGGTTCGCGGTCAGCATGCTGTCCAGGCCGGAGGACGCCTTGTCGGCCTTCCACTCCGCCGGGATCTCCAGCACCTGGATGCCGGGGTACTTCGACTTCATGCAGTCGCGGAAGGCTTCCGAGCGGTCGCGGCCGTTGACCGAGGCGAGGTCGCCCATGATCTGCACGACCTTGCCGGACTTGACCTTCTCCCCGATCGCTTCGCACGCCTTGGTGCCGTACGCCTTGTTGTCGGCCCGCACCACCATCGCCACCTTGCCGCTCTCGGGCGCGACGTCGACCGCGACGACCGGCACGCCCTTGTTTTCGGCCTGCTTGAGCCCGGCGACGATCGCGGCGGAGTCCAGCGGCGTCACGACCAGGCCCTTGACGCCCTGGTTGAGGAAGGTGCCGATGTCGGTGATCAGCTTCGCGGGGTCGCTGTCGGCGTTGACCGTCGGGAGGACGTCGACGCCCTCCTCCTTGGCCATCTTGGGCACGTAGTTGTTGTAGGCCTGCCAGAACGGCGAGGTCAGCAGGGGCAGCGTCGCGCCGACCTTGCCGCCCGCGCCACCGCCCGCCGCGGGCGCCGCGGCATTGTCCTTGGTGGACCCGCAGGCGGCCAGCACCAGGCCGCAGGCGGCCACCGCGGCCACCTTGATCGCCCTCTTTTGGAACAGCACAGCGCGCACAGCATCCTCCTTGATGACGGCGGGGAATCAAGTCTTCTAGTCGTGGTGCACGGGGCCGCGAGGACGCAGGCCGTACATGCCGCCGTCGACCGCGAGGGCGGTGCCGGTGGTCGAGGCGGAGAGGGGGCTGGCGAGGTAGGCGATGGCGTTCGCGACCTCGCCGGCGGTCACCAGCCGGCCCATCGGCTGGCGCGCGGCCAGCGCCGCGCGTTCGGCCGCCGGATCTTCGGCGGCGTCGAGCAGGCGGCCGACCCACGGGGTGTCCGCCGTCCCGGGGCACACGCAGTTGACGCGGATCCCGTCGGGCAGGTGGTCGGTCGCCATGGCCAGGGTCAGCGAGAGCACCGCGCCCTTGCTGGCCGAGTAGAGCGCGCGGTTGGGCAGGCCGGCCCAGGCCGCGATGGAGCAGGTGTTGACGATCGCCGCGGACGGCGAGTTCTTCAGGTGCGGCAGCGCGGCGCGGGCGAGCCGGACCATGCCGACGACGTTGACGTCGAACACGCGGTGCCACTCGTCGTCGTCGTTGCCCGTGACGTCGCCCTGCGCGCCGATCCCGGCGTTGTTGACCAGGATGTCCAGGCGGCCGAAGCGTTCCACGACGGCGTCGATCGCCCTGCGCACTTCGTCGTCGGAGGAGACGTCGCAGCGGAAGCCGTCGTCACCCGGCTTCAGGTCCAGGACCGCCACCTGCGCGCCGCGCTCGGTGAGCAGGTCCGCGGCGGCCTTGCCGATGCCCGAGGCGCCTCCGGTGACGGCGGCCACCAGGCCCTCGAATTCACTCACTGGCGGTCTCCGTCCACTCGGGACCGTCCGGGAACCGGAAGCGGCGCAGCGTGGCGTCGTGCATGCGCGCGGAGAACCCGGGTGCGGTCGGGGCGAGGTACCGGCCGCGCTCGACGACGGCCGGGTCGGTGAAGTGCTCGTGCAGGTGGTCGACCCATTCGATCGAGCGGTCCGCGTCGGTGCCGGACACGGCGACGAAGTCGAACATCGACAGGTGCCGGACGAGCTCGCAAAGCCCGACGCCGCCGGCGTGCGGGCACACCGGGACGCCGAACTTGGCGGCGAGCAGCAGGATCGCGAGGTTTTCGGTGAAGCCGCCGACGCGGGCGGCGTCCAGCTGCAGCACGGAAATCGCGTTCGCCTGCAGCAGCTGCTTGAAAACCACGCGGTTCTGGACGTGCTCACCGGTGGCGACGCGGATGGGCGCAAGCGCTTTCGCGATCGCCGCGTGGCCGAGGACGTCGTCCGGGGACGTCGGTTCCTCGATCCAGTACGGGTCGTACGGCGCCAGCTCGGTCATCCAGTCGACGGCCGCCCGGACGTCCCAGCGCTGGTTGGCGTCGACGGCGATCCGGACGTCCGGCCCGACGGTCTCGCGGGCCAGCTTCATGCGGCGGACGTCGTCCTCAAGGTTGCCGCCGACCTTGAGCTTGATCATCCCGAAGCCGTCGGCGACGGCCTGCTCGGCCAGCCGCACCAGTTTCGCGTCCGCGTACCCGAGCCAGCCGGGTGACGTGCTGTAGGCGCGGTAGCCGTGTGCTTCGAGCTGCTCGGCGCGTTCGGCCCGGCCGGGCTCGGCGCGGCGCAGGATGTCGAGGGCGTCGGCCTCGGTGAGCGCATCGGACAGGTACCGGAAGTCGACGAGGGACACGAGTTCCTCGGGGGTCATCCGCGCCGCGAACCGCCAGACCGGCAGGTTCGCGCGGCGGGCGGCGAGGTCCCACGCGGCGTTGACGACGGCCCCGACAGCCATGTGCGCGACCCCCTTTTCCGGGCCCAGCCAGCGGAACTGCGAGTCGCCGACGAGGGTGCGGGACAGGTCGCCCAGCGCGGCCGCGTCCTCCGGGACGTCCCGGCCGACGACGTGCGGGGCGAGCGCGCGGATCGCCGCGGCCTGCACGTCGTTGCCGCGGCCGATGGTGAACGCGAGGCCGTAGCCGTCCGGGCCTTCGTCGGCGTGCAGCACGACGTAGGCGGCGGAGTAGTCCGGGTCCGGGTTCATCGCGTCCGAGCCGTCGAGCTCCCTGGACGTCGGGAAGCGGACGTCGAGGACCTCCATGCCGATGATCTTCGCCATGGTCAGGCCTGCCTCGCCGTCTGGCGCTGCCGTCCGAGGCCGTCGATCTCGAGCTCGATGACGTCGCCGTCGCGCAGGTACGGCTTCGGGTCCGGCTGCCCGAGGGCGACGCCTTGCGGGGTGCCGGTGTTGATCAGGTCGCCCGGCCGCAGCACCATCACCTGGCTGAGGTGGTGGACGATCTCGGCCACGGTGAAGATCATGTCCTTGGTCGAGGAGTCCTGCTTCTGCTCGCCGTTGACCCACAGCCGCAGGCCGAGGTCCTGCGGGTCCGGCACCTCGCTCGCCGGGACCAGCGCCGGGCCGAGGGGGTTGAAGTTCTCGCAGGACTTCCCCTTGTCCCACTGGCCGGCGCGGAACTGCAGGTCGCGCTCGGAGACGTCGTTGGACACGACGTAACCGGCGACGTATTCGAGCGCTTCGTCGACGCTCTCGAGGTAACGGGCGGTCTTGCCGATGACGACGCCGAGCTCGACCTCCCAGTCGGTGCTCACCGACCCGCGCGGGATGAGCACGTCGTCGCCCGGGCCGACGACGACGTCCGGCGCCTTCATGAAGACGACCGGCTCGGTCGGCGGGGTCGCCCCGGTCTCCTCGGCGTGGCGGCGGTAGTTCATGCCGATGCAGACGACCTTGCCGGGCTGGGCGATCGGCGCGCCGACGCGCAGGCCGGCCACGTCGGCCTCCGGCAGCTCACCCGCGGCGAGCGCGGCGGCGACGCGCGCGATCCCGTCCGCGGCGAGGAAGCCGCCGTCGATGTCGGCGGTGAGGCCGCCCAGTTCGTAGGTGCCGTCGCCGGCCCGCACGAACGGACGCTCGCTTCCCGGTTCTCCGAGGCGCACAAGCTGCACGGATGTTTCCCTTCACCCACACCGAACCCACACCGACCAGACATCCGATGTATATCGCAGTCACGACCACCAATCCAGAGCCATCGCCGAATCGGTCGCAAAATTGATCGGATCAGTATCGGTGCAGGGCCAGGCGACCACGGGGTGTCACCGATCACAGCCGGAATAGCA
Encoded proteins:
- the shbA gene encoding RNA polymerase sigma factor ShbA — translated: MPRPGGRLTKEDLDPLVKDAGEGNPAAIHSLLQMIEPVVVRYCRARMGGRDLSYLSADDVAQEVCLAVLKALPDYQDRGGSFLYLVHAIAANKVADAYRAVARDRSEPVPELPEHPLSAGNEPESHALHLDLGARLGKLLAALPRVQQEILTLRIAVGFSATETAEALGISAGNVRVTQHRALTRLRGMIRDDEF
- a CDS encoding amidohydrolase produces the protein MIDAHHHLWDPVRREYPWLAGTAMDPIRRPYTVDDLRAVTEAAGVHATVLVQTVSSDEETAEFLATAVAEPVIAGVVGWADLTAPDLADRLAALEGPLVGLRHQVEGEPDDDWLLRPAVVAGLSTVAAAGLAFDLLVRPAQLPAAAELALRLPELRLVLDHAAKPPIATGEWEPWASGVAALAARENVVCKLSGLVTEADWTGWEVGHLRRYVDHVLDVFGPERLLFGSDWPVCELAASYEVVLDAAVALTGALSDAERLAVFEHNARAVYGLDAGEAAYSRG
- a CDS encoding aldo/keto reductase, yielding MELSLSPLGLGCAQLGNLYHAISDETAAATVRRAWEEGVRYFDTAPHYGLGLSEARLGAALRAYPRDEYVLSTKVGRVLEPNPDGAGARDDQGFAVPAAYKRRWDFSRDGVLRSLDDSLTRLGLDRVDIVYVHDPDDHFEEALSGAFPALRELREQGVIGAFGAGMNQAPMLAEFVRRTDLDVLLVAGRYTLLDQPALDELFPLCAERDVRVVVGGAFNGGILATAEPGRVYDYAEAPAELVERAGRIAEICARYGVELPEAALALPMAHPTVASVVVGAHDPDQVAVNARRARTVVPPSLWTELIDAGLLRADVVIAEGVS
- a CDS encoding FadR/GntR family transcriptional regulator, coding for MPVTDVAIDKIKDMIISGELAPGDRLPKEAELAQRLGLSRSSLREAVKALCLIRVLDVRQGDGTYVTSLEPNLLLDAMTFVVDFHRDDTVLDFLAVRRILEPAATALAALHMSDDDIAELGALLSELEDSPTVEALVANDLQFHRKIADGSGNPVLCSLLDSLSGPTARARIWRGLTQEGAVAKTREQHTAIYEAIAAREPELARSWATVHVAGVEQWLRNALGTADDPTVPDADEGPAAEAS
- a CDS encoding ABC transporter permease → MTDVMTSPQTSLPAPPRRRKAVWLRELALLPALVVVFVIGGLVDDTFVGWSNIVSILTASAALSLVVLGESLVLITGKFDLSLESTMGLAPALGAMVVIPAASAGFGVELPAALGLLVIPLCGALVGFVNGFLIVKLKLNAFIVTLAMLTVLRGVQVGSTKGKTLFNLPDSFTNLATTTFAGLPMSVWLAALLFAVAGWVLRYHRVGRALYAIGGNREAARAAGVRVDRIAWAVFVVAGILAAIGGLAYTGYVGALGANQGSGMILQVFAAAVIGGVSLDGGKGTLVGALTGVLLLSSVSSLLNYAHVTAEWQGAIYGAIILVALIIARYAGGKPQT
- a CDS encoding sugar ABC transporter ATP-binding protein, producing MTALPAGEPAAGVVSAHGVGKRYGPTVALHDVSLTVHPGESHALVGRNGAGKSTLVSILTGLSATDTGHVEFGGAPAPPLTRQDDWKARVACVYQHAMVVPQLTVAENLFLNRQSGGGFSIGWKSLRRKARELLESWDVHVDVDTPAGDLSVEDRQFVEIARALSYGARFIVLDEPTAQLDSQAIERLFERMRQMQAGGVTFLFISHHLHEVYEVCQAVTVLRDAKHVLTAPVSEVGRAELVDAMTGEPGGLSVRDAASREALDADAAEILAVDGLSGDGFRDVSFRLRRGEVVGLAGSNASGKHQVAETVYGLRTPSAGTIRVDGSPLRPGDIPAALRAGIGCVPRDRHHEGLVLEHSIADNATMSILDKLGRGGIASPSTRYAKAAQALKDYDIVAAGADQPVSDLSGGNQQKVVLARALLSDPRVVVLINPTAGVDVKSKEALLAVVDRVRAEGKAVLIVSDELDDLRLSDRVLVLRAGAVVAEHQAGWSDGDLVADIEGVELS
- a CDS encoding sugar ABC transporter substrate-binding protein — protein: MRAVLFQKRAIKVAAVAACGLVLAACGSTKDNAAAPAAGGGAGGKVGATLPLLTSPFWQAYNNYVPKMAKEEGVDVLPTVNADSDPAKLITDIGTFLNQGVKGLVVTPLDSAAIVAGLKQAENKGVPVVAVDVAPESGKVAMVVRADNKAYGTKACEAIGEKVKSGKVVQIMGDLASVNGRDRSEAFRDCMKSKYPGIQVLEIPAEWKADKASSGLDSMLTANPDIKGVYMQAGGVYLAPTEQALKRKNLFFPVGDPKHIVLVSNDGIPQELAAIRAGELDATVSQPADAYAKYGLYWLKKAMAGETFKAGPTDHGSTIVEISPGILEDQLPAPVITKDNVDDKALWGNNL
- a CDS encoding SDR family NAD(P)-dependent oxidoreductase produces the protein MSEFEGLVAAVTGGASGIGKAAADLLTERGAQVAVLDLKPGDDGFRCDVSSDDEVRRAIDAVVERFGRLDILVNNAGIGAQGDVTGNDDDEWHRVFDVNVVGMVRLARAALPHLKNSPSAAIVNTCSIAAWAGLPNRALYSASKGAVLSLTLAMATDHLPDGIRVNCVCPGTADTPWVGRLLDAAEDPAAERAALAARQPMGRLVTAGEVANAIAYLASPLSASTTGTALAVDGGMYGLRPRGPVHHD
- a CDS encoding enolase C-terminal domain-like protein, with the protein product MAKIIGMEVLDVRFPTSRELDGSDAMNPDPDYSAAYVVLHADEGPDGYGLAFTIGRGNDVQAAAIRALAPHVVGRDVPEDAAALGDLSRTLVGDSQFRWLGPEKGVAHMAVGAVVNAAWDLAARRANLPVWRFAARMTPEELVSLVDFRYLSDALTEADALDILRRAEPGRAERAEQLEAHGYRAYSTSPGWLGYADAKLVRLAEQAVADGFGMIKLKVGGNLEDDVRRMKLARETVGPDVRIAVDANQRWDVRAAVDWMTELAPYDPYWIEEPTSPDDVLGHAAIAKALAPIRVATGEHVQNRVVFKQLLQANAISVLQLDAARVGGFTENLAILLLAAKFGVPVCPHAGGVGLCELVRHLSMFDFVAVSGTDADRSIEWVDHLHEHFTDPAVVERGRYLAPTAPGFSARMHDATLRRFRFPDGPEWTETASE
- a CDS encoding fumarylacetoacetate hydrolase family protein; the protein is MQLVRLGEPGSERPFVRAGDGTYELGGLTADIDGGFLAADGIARVAAALAAGELPEADVAGLRVGAPIAQPGKVVCIGMNYRRHAEETGATPPTEPVVFMKAPDVVVGPGDDVLIPRGSVSTDWEVELGVVIGKTARYLESVDEALEYVAGYVVSNDVSERDLQFRAGQWDKGKSCENFNPLGPALVPASEVPDPQDLGLRLWVNGEQKQDSSTKDMIFTVAEIVHHLSQVMVLRPGDLINTGTPQGVALGQPDPKPYLRDGDVIELEIDGLGRQRQTARQA